The genomic segment GCCCAAATATTGCCCACCGATGAACCTAGGTTAATCATTTCCTCCATTGGATATACCACGTAGTACATTATACGTTATGTGCTATGCGGTCGGATAGCGGACGTGCTGAAAGCTTCGACGCGCTACAGATTGGGCGAGACGGTGGGGCAGCGCGCGGCGCGTCGTTGGAGGAAGGGATACGTGACAGATATTGATACCGCCAAGGTTCCGGCCGAGAAGCGGACAAAATCCTTGACTGAACAGGCCTATGCCATTTTGCGCGAACGAGTTATCACCGGCATTCTTCCGCCCGGCGCCGAGGTGTCTGAGCCTGAACTTGCCGAGCAGTTGCAAATGAGTAAGACCCCCGTGCGTGAGGCCTTAGCAAGGCTCTGCGTCGAGGGATTCATGGAAGCCTATCCCCGGCGAGGCTACCGCGTTACACCCGTTACGATCAAAGATATGAATGATCTCTTTTATGTACGTGGCGTGCTTGAGGGCGCAGCGGCTGCCCTTGCTGCCCAGCATCTGACGATTGAGGAAATGGACCGGCTCGATGAGCTGGCAGATGCTAGCTACGTGATGGGCGAGGAGATGAGCACGCGCACCTTCGTCTCACGCAATGAGCAGTTTCATTCCTTGATCGCGCAAGGATCACGCAATCAGCGGCTCCACACTCTGGTGATGAGTCATCTGGAGGAATGCGCACGGTTGTTCCACATGGGCACCCGCGTTCGCGACATCAATCCGGAGACAACCAACGATCACCACCGGATCCTCGCCCATCTGCGCGCGCGCGATGCCGAGAAAGCCCGACAGGCAATTATCGACCACAACGAAAATACCCGGAAGGGATTGTTGGCCGCGCTCATTTCAAACAGCGCAGCCGGTTTGACGCTTTAGAGATATATTTGGAATTATACCTAGTCGGCCAATGTGTGATGGGGTTCGATCGGCTCAGCTGCTTTTTGCCAAGGTTCTGTCTGCGTCAGCTGAAGCACAAAACCGAAGCACCGCCAGCAGCCTGAACCGAGAGAGAGCCCGCCGTGATCCCGGCGGCAAGGCAGGCTCCGGCATCTGCGGCGGAGAGCCAGGCATCGATGAAACCGGCATTGAAGGCATCGCCCGCACCGGTCGTATCGACCACGTTCACGGGTTGAGCAGGCACGTGCAGCATCTCCCCTTCCGTCGCAAGCCAAGCGCCTCTGGCACCATCTTTCAGGACGACATGTGGAAAATGCTGCGTGAGTTGTGCAAGAGCTTCTTGCGGATCTGATAACCCGGTAATAGCTTCTGCCTCTTCCCGGTTGGGCAGGAAAAGATCTACGCCGCGGCAGGTGGCAAGCAGGTTTTCATCATAGATGAGATCTGCATCCCAGCTTGGATCGAGCGACACCGTAAGACCTTGCTCCTTCGCAAGCGCGATCAGGTCGGGAATCTCGTGCAGGGTCGCATATTCAGCAATATGCAGATGGCGGGCATGAGACCAGGCGACTGCGGCCTCCAGCGTCGACGGACGCGCAGACCCAGCCCGCTTGGTGAGGAATGCCCGCTCGTCTCCAAGCACTGTTACCGCCGTAAGCTGCGGTCCGGCCTCAACAGAACATTCGACAAAGCGCAGATTGACGCCCGTCGCCTTGATCTCGGCGCCTGTCTGGGCTGACAGCGGATCCACGCCCAATCTGGCAACCAACGCCGTTTCACGCCCCAGATGTTGCAGGTGAGCCGCGGTGATATAGGCACCGCCGCCTGCCGAGATCGTCAGGCCATTAGCAAAGATTTCGCGACCGAGAACGGGCAGGCCGGAAAGGCCCGTAAAGATAAGGTCGCTATAGATGCGTCCGATGCTGAGCACCGCCGTGCGCTGTGCGGGCGTTTCCATCATGCGCGACCTAGAAGCCGCTCCGACTTTGCATCGAAGAGATAAAGGCTGCCGCTCTGGGCATGGCACGTCAGTTTGCTGCCGACTGCCGGAACGAACTTCTCCCGCGCCGTTGCGACGATGGATACACCGCCGACATCCAGATGAACCAGTGTTTCAGGGCCAAGCGGCTCGACAGCCGTGACCGTGCCGGTGATCGACGTTCCGTCCGTTCTGGTCTCAACACTGCCATCCACGCGCGCCACCAGATCGTGCGGACGGATACCGATGAGAATGTCTCCGCCCGAGGCTGGCCCGACCTGATCGCCATCACGACGGCCGTTGAGGAGGTTCATGGACGGGCTGCCGATGAAGCGGGCCGTGAATACATCCACCGGACTTTCATAGAGTTCGGACGGCGTGCCGACCTGGAGAATATGGCCGTCCTTCATGACCACGATCCTGTCCGCCATGGTCATGGCTTCCACCTGATCGTGGGTGACGTAGACAGTCGTGGTTTTCAGGCGCTGATGCAGCCGCTTGATCTCGATGCGCATCTGGGCGCGCAACTGGGCATCAAGGTTCGACAGGGGTTCGTCGAACAGGAAGGCCGAAGGATTGCGCACCATGGCACGGCCGATGGCGACGCGCTGGCGCTGACCGCCGGACAAAGCTGCCGGACGCCGGTCGAGGTAGGCGTCGAGGCCCAGAATGCGGCTTGCCTCTTCGATGCGCTTGTTCTTTTCCGCCTTGTCCAGATTCGACGTATAGAGACCAAAGCCGATGTTCTGGCGCACCGTCATATGCGGATAGATCGCATAGTTCTGAAAGACCATGGCGATGTTGCGCTGCTTGGGCTCGCGCTCGTTGACGACCTCATTGCCGATTTTCAGCTCGCCACCGGAGATCTCCTCAAGGCCCGCAATCATGCGAAGCGTCGTGGACTTGCCGCAGCCCGAGGGGCCGACGAACACGACGAATTCACCATCGGCAATATCGAGATCGATACCCTTGACGGCCTCTACCTTGCCGTAGCGCTTGACCAGCTTGTTGAGTTCAATCGTCGCCATCAGCGGGCTCCCGTCAATGCGGTGAATTTCTCGTTGAGTTCGGTGGAAGCCTGCGCTTCGCGAGCCGCGCTTTCAGAGGCGGCGCGTTCAAAAGCCTCAAGCGTTTGCCGGTAAGCCGAAATGGCCTCATCCATCGGTTCCGGGGCAGGACCGCCGAAACGCTTGCGAACCGCAACGAAATGCTCCGGCGATACAAGCTTCCGGAAGGTTGGCTCGTCCAGTTGCGGATCGCGATTGGTTGAATGGCGAAATGCTTCAAAGAAGGGCTGGAAGCCGTGATTGGGCAGATCGCCCTTGGACGCGACCACGCTTCTGGCGGTTGCGGCGGCAATCTCGTGTGCTTCACGGAAGGAGAGACCTTCAAGCCGCACCAGCGAATCCGCCAGCTCCGTGATGGTGATGCAGGAGCGGCGGATATTCTCATCCACCCGTTCAGGGTCGATGCTGATCTGGCCGATCAGGCTTGCGAGAAGATCCAGCACGCGCGAGGCGGAGGCAAAGGCTTCGTATCCCGCGCCCTGACTTTCTCCTTCGCTGTCATTCATGTCGGTGAACGGCGTATTGTGCATGATATCCAGCATCGTGCGGGCACGACCGAAGGTCTGGCTCGCCAGATGCCGCAAATGCTCGATCGGCACCGGGTTGCGCTTTTGCGGCATGATGGAAGAGATCTGCACGAGCGCGTTTGGCACATAGATCTGCCCGACCTCGAAGCTCGTCCAGAACTGGAAATCCTGAATGAGGCGGCCCAGATGCAGGAACATCAGCTCGATCGCGGAATAAGTGGAGGTGGTGTAATCCACCGCCGCTATGCAGGAATAGGAGTTGCGCTGCGCCCGCGCAAAGCCAAGCAACTGGGCGACACGGGCCCGGTCTATCGGGAAGCCTGACGTCGTAATGGCCGCGGCACCCATGGACGAGAGATCGACAATGCGGCGCGCTTCGGCAAAGCGCTCGATATCGCGGATCAGCACTTCAATTGCAGCCGATAGATAGTGGCCGAACGTCGTCGGCTGGGCTGGCTGGCCATGGGTATAGGCAACGATCAATGTCGTCTTGTTGCGTTCCGCCGTATCGATCATGGCAGCCAGCAGTGTCCGTGCCTTGACCATCAGCGCATCGATCCGCTGCTTCAGGCCAAGCTTGAAAAGCGTATGATCGATGTCATTGCGCGAACGTGCGGTGTGCAGGCGGCCTGCAATATCGACACCGATACGGGCTTTCAGCTCCTTCTCGATGAGGAAGAAATAGTCCTCCACCTCGCCTGTGTAGACCAGCATGGAGGGATCGATGTCCCGATCGATCTCGACGAGGGCTTGCGCAATTTTCGCCGCTGTCCCGGTATCAAGGATACCGGTCTCCACCAGCATGACCAGATGGGCGCGGTCGATCTGGCGAAAGGCTTCGACGTGATGTCCCTTGGCGCCGTCGAAAAGCGGGCGCAGCACCGTTTCCTTGTAGACGGGATCGGGAAAGCGGCTGGTATCGGAAAGGCGCGGGTTCATGTCCGCCATGGTCTTATCCCTTCAGGCCTGCCAGCATGACACCGCGCACGATGTACCTCTGCAGGACGAGAAACACGAGAAGCGTGGGAAGCGTCGCGATGGCGGCACCGGTCATGATCATTTCCCACTGGATGGATTGTTCGACGGCAAAGCTCGATAGACCGACCGGCAGCGTGTAAAGCTCCTTGCTGGTGGTGACGATCAGCGGCCAGAAGAAGGCTGTCCAGTTGCCAAGAAAGGTGAAGATCGCCAGCGCCGAAAGGGCAGGGGTGACCAGAGGCATGGCGACCTTCCACCAGATCTGGAATTCGTTGAGGCCGTCGACACGCGCCGCCTCGATGAAGTCATTCGGCACGGTTTCGAAGAACTGCTTCATCAGGAAGGTGCCGAAGGCCGTCATCATGCCCGGGAACATGATGCCCCAATAGCTATCCAGCCAGCCGAGCTGGCTCGACATGAGATACCACGGGATGACCAGCATTTCGGTCGGGATCATCAGCGTCGAGAGGATGGCGATGAACACGAACTGACGGCCGCGAAACTGGAACTTGGCCAGCGTATAGCCGACCAGACTATCAAAGAAGCAGTTCGAAAGGGTAACGGCAACGGCGACGATCGTGGAGTTGAGGAACCACCGCATGAAGCGGCCATCGGCCAGAACCGAGATATAGTTCGCAAGCGTTGGCGCCGCAGGAATGAGGCGCAGGTCATAAACCTGATCGGCGCTTTTGAAGGAGGTCGAGAACATGAAAGCGAGCGGCGAGATCATGATCAGCCCGCCGATGAACAGTACGGTCCAGGCAATGATGCGGCCAGGGCGAATATTGGCGCGGTGCAGCGCGGGTGCCTCGCTCATTTCTTTTCCCTCAGTATGAAGAGCTGCAGAAGGGAGACGACCATCAGGATGGAGAACAGCACGACTGTCTGCGCCGCCGCGTAGCCCATGGCATAAGAATTGAAAGCCGTCTGATAGATCATCAGCACGAGCGGCTTCGTCGATCCAAGCGGTCCGCCCGGATCATTCGTGGTCATGTTATAAACCTGGTCGAAGATGCGCAGGAAACCGATGGAAGAGAAGACCACGAGAAAGACCGTGGTTGGCTTCAGGAGCGGCAGCGTGATCTTGCGCAGGATTGCCCATTCGCCAAGGCCATCGATGCGCGCTGCTTCATAGAAGGTGTTCGGAATAGCGCGCAGCCCCGCCATGAAGATTATGATCTGGAAGCCGAGACCTGCCCAGATGGCCGTGACCATGATGGAGAACAGGGCCTGATCCGTGGAGCGAATGAAGGGCTGCTGCGGAATTCCGACAAGGCCGATAATGTCGTTGATGACTCCGATCGGCGGCGGCTGGTAGAACCAGCGCCAGACCCAGGCCATGGCAGCAGCCGTGGTGAGGAAGGGCAGGAAATAGAGCGCGCGGATGAAATTGTGCATGAAGCGCACGCGATCGAGAAAATAGGCGATCGTAAACGCCAGCACGAGGCTGATCGGTGTTCCGACGATCAGATAGGTGAAGGTGTTCTTGAACACCTTCCAGAACTGCGGATCCTTGAAAAGCTTGATGTAATTGGCAAAGCCGACAAGCTTGGCAGGGCGCAGAAGATCCCAGTTGGTGAAGGAGAGGTAGAAGGCCTGAAGCGTGGGATAGAAACGGATGACCGTGTAAAAGAGGATTGGCAGCGCCAGAAAGCCCCAGATCCAGAGCAGGCGCTTGGTGTGCATGGAAAAGCGGTCACCACCGGTGCCGCCGGGACGGCCCTTTGCCGCCCCCTGCTGTTCTATCACTGCCATGGTTGTTTCCTGATCAGGGCTTTGCAGCGTCAATGATTTCCTGTTCGGCTTCAGCAGCTTGGCTCAGGGAATCCTTGACCGGCTGCTTTTCCAGAAGCACGCGGTTGACCATGTCGATGGCGTTCTGGCGCTGTGCCGCCTCATCCTTGAACATGGTGGTATGCGCGTATTCCAGACCCTTCAGGAAGGGACCGAACACCGGATCCTTGAGGTTGGCATCTGTCAGCGCCGCCGAACGGCGGGCAGGCAGTTCACCCACCGTCTTCAGCCAGATATCCATGGCCGCAGGCGAGGAAATGTAAGCGAGGAATTTCTTCGACGCTTCCAGCTTATCGCCCTTGGTCTTTGCGCCGATGCCATTGGCGAAATAGCTGGCATAGTTGGAGCGCTTGCCTTCCGCATTGGCCGGAAGTTCTGTCACGCCCCATTCGAAGTCCTTGATCGTCTTGAAGGAGCCGAGACGGAATGTGCCGTCGATCGTCATGCCAGCCTTGCCGCCACGAAACGCGGCCTGGCCTTCATCCATGAAGCCCGCCTGGCCGATCTTCTTTTCAAGCTGCAGGCTGGTATAAAAGTTAAGCGCCTTGAGGCCAGCATCGCTGTTGTAGGCTACCTTGGTATCGTTGTCCGTATAGGGCTCGCCACCATACTGACGGATCAGCACTTCACGCCACCACTGGTGATCCTGCCCGCCCATGTCGAGCGTGGAACCGGCAACAGTGAGATTGCCGGCTGCATCGTGCTTGGCAATCTTCTGGGCGGCAGCAACGAATTCATCCAGCGTCTTGGGCGGGTTGTTCGGGTCGAGACCTGCCTCGGTGAACAGCTTCTTGTTATAGAACAGAGCGAGTGAACGGACCGCTGTCGGCAGGCCGTAATAGTCGTCGCCGCGCTTCATGGCTTTTACGATGGGGAAGAATTCGCCCTCGATCTTGTCGTGCGGGAAGGCATCCTTCGGCAGCGGCTGCAGAATGCCGCCAGCAGCGAACTTGTCGAGCCAGCCGTAGAACAGTTGCACGACATCCGGGCCCTTGCCGGACATGTTGGCCGCAATGACGCGGGTCTGGTAATCGGCATAGGGGAACGTCACCTGCTTGACGGTAATATCCGGATTGGCCTTCTGGAACTCAGCAATCAACTGGTCCATCGCCTTGACGCGGGTGTCGAAAACATACTGCCAGTATTCGATCTCCACGGCCTGGGCCGCGTTGAACGCCGTCAAGCTGAAGCCGGCAATGAGACCGGCCAACAAAGTTGCCTTGCGCATGTGATCCTCCATGTTTCCAGCCGATGGTCCGGTCTGGCCTGTTCCCTGTTTGGGTCACCTTCTGGTGACCGGACGAAGAGGATGAACATGGCTTCTCGCCACTCTCCTGCCACCCTCGCAGTCGTTTCCTACGGTCTATCGGCTTTGCTTATATGTCAATAACATAATTTAGTTGAATTAAGTTATTGCCCTTTGATGGTGTCCGCCCTTATGACTGAGAGGCGAGGAGAAGAGGATGACGAACCCAAACGGCAGCCACGCCGTGGCGATCGGCAAAAATCCGGAACGCAGCCGCGAGCACAACCGGCGGGTGGTTCTGGCCGTCGTGCGTCAGCATGGCTCGCTTGGTCGCGCGCACATCGCCAAGCTGACCCAGTTGACGGCGCAGGCGGTGGCCAACATCGTTGACGAACTGGTTGGCGAAGGGTTGCTGATGCAACTGGGACGGCGCAAGACGGAGCGCGGGCAGCCGCCCATCCAGTTCTCCGTCGATCCGGATGGCGGCGCCACGATCGGCGTCGAAATTGCAGCTGACCATGTGGTGACCGTCGCGCTGGACCTTTCGGGCAAGCTCCGGCACCAGCGCATTCTGCCTTTGGAAGATCGAACGCCAGACGGAATTCTTGCTACATTTTCCAGTGAATTCAAAATGATGCAACAGGCCGTTCGCCTCAAGCTTCTGGGGGCGGGAGTGGTTATGCCGGGTCCCTTCGAGATCGAGGGCATGACCTCCGTCGGACCGACGACATTGCCTGCCTGGGGTGGGCGCGATGCTGCCCAGACGCTGGGCGAGGCCTGCGGTTATCCCGTTGTTGTCGAAAATGATGCAACAGCGGCAGCGGTCGGCGAGCGGTTGTTCGGGGCTGGCAGGGCGATTTCAAATTTCTGCATGGTCTATTTCGGCGTGGGTCTTGGCCTCGGCATGATCCAGGACGGAGCGCCCTATCGTGGAGCCTTTGGCAATGCAGGGGAAATCGGCCACATCACCATCAAGCCGCGCGGCAAATCCTGCCCCTCCTGCGGCCAGCGGGGATGCCTGGAAGGCTACGTCTCCACCTATGCGCTTCGGGAAAAGCTGCAGGCCGCAGGCATTTCCGACACGGACTTCGAGACGCTGGAACGCCTGCACGCTGAGCGCCATCCGATTGTTGCCCAATGGATACGTGAAGCGGCCGATCATCTAGGTCCGGTGCTTGCCATGCTGGAAAACATTCTCGATCCACAGACACTGATCCTCGGCGGGACGCTGCCGGATCGAATCATCGATGACGTGATTGCAGGCATGCATCGCTTGCCGACATCTGTGGCAAGCCGCCGCCAACGCGATCTTCCCCGCATCATGCGCGGCCAGACCGGCCAATTGACCGCTGCACTGGGTGCAGCAGCCCTTCCGCTTTTCGACATGGTGACGCCCAAGCTCGAGATCTCGCTGCAGGAAACGGGCGCACAAATCTAGATTTTACAGGAGGTTCAAGATGCTTTCAGCCCGCGAACGGATCGAACGACAGATGAGCGATCCGGCCCTGGTTCGGCTTCACCGCAAACTGAGCCGCCTGACTTCGGTTCTCACCATGATGAACACCGGCGCGCATCCGGACGACGAGCAGAACGGCATGCTGGCCTGGTTGCGGCTTGGCCTTGGCATGCGCGTCATCATAGCCTGTTCCACGAGAGGAGAAGGCGGACAGAATGCGCTTGGGCCTGAACGGTTGGGGGCTCTCGGCGTTCTGCGCTCCCGCGAGCTGGAGGAGGCAGCGCGCGTGCTGGATTCCGATGTGCACTGGCTGGGTCATGGCCCCGCCGACGAGGTGCATGATTTCGGTTTCTCGAAGGACGGAGACGCGACATTCGATCGCTGGGGCGAGAAACGGATCATCGAGCGTCTGGTACGCGCCTACCGCAGGGAGCGCCCTGACATCGTGGTGCCGACCTTTCTCGATGTGCCCGGACAGCACGGCCACCACCGCGCCATGACCCGGGCCGCCGAGGCGGCCATTGAGCTGGCAGCGGATGAGACCGCCTTTCCGCACCATTTCGAGGAAGGGCTGGCACCGTGGAAGGTCGCCAAATACTATCTCCCCGCCTGGTCTGGCGGCGGCGACACCTATGATGATGAAGTGCCGCCACCGGATGCGACCTTGATGCTGAAAGTGTCTGGACGCGAACCTGCCACCGGTGCAGACTACGACCGGATCGGCGAGTGGTCTCGTTACTACCACGCATCCCAGGGTATGGGGCGCTGGCCTGAACAGCCCAAGGATCGCTGGCCGCTCCACCTGAAGCTTGGTGGAAGGACGGGGGAGCCGGAAGCTTCCATCCATAATGGTCTTCCAGCATCACTCGCCGCGCTGGCGGATGCCGGAAGCCTTCCCTCACCGATCGCTGCAGAATTGCGAGCAGCCCATGAGGCGATCACACAGGCCATCGCCAGCTTCCCGGATCGCGATGCTATAACCCGCACGCTGTTGACAGCCCGCGGAGCGCTTCACCAGGTAAGCGAGGTCGCACCGGACGATTTCCTGAAGTTGCACGGTCATCGCATAGAGCGCAAGCTGACCGAAATCGACGCTGCCATTCTGGAAGCTCAAGGCATTTTCGACCGCGCCTATGCCGAGCCTTCAACCATCGTGCCGGGAGGGCGCGCACGGTTGATCGTGGAACTAGGCGATGGAGCAGCCAACAGGGAGGTGGAAATCACGCCTCATTTGCCACAGGGTGTTTCGGCCTCGCTGGACGCGCTTGGGAAACAACGGATCAACACACTTTCGGCGGCAGCGGATGCGCCGCTCTCCAACCTCTACAGTCCTGCCTGGTCGAGCCTTGGCGGCAATGGCCAAGCCTATGTGGAGATCTGCGCCGACATAGACGGTCAGAGGGTGAAAGGCGTTTTCGATCTGGAAGAGAGCTTTCTTGTAACGCCGCGCCACTCGCTGACGCTGCAACCCGACGCCCTGATCGTGCCGCTTGGCGGATCACCGCGCGGCCATGTGATCAAGGCCGAGCTGAAAGGTTCGGCGGGCACCGTGACGCTGGAAACGGGGGCGGACTGGAAGACCTCTCTCTCAGACGGAGCCTTCGAGATCACCTTGCCTCAGACGCTGGCGCCTGGCCTGTTCGAGATTGCGACGAAGGTTGACGGAGCAGCCGCTCACCGCACCACTCCGGTATCCTTCCGTCACATCGGCCACGCAATCTATCATGAGCCGGTCTCCCTCAAGGTGCTTTCGCTCGATCTGAAACTGCCCGAGGGGGCAAGGATTGGTTATGTGGGCGGCGGCGCAGATCGGGTTGGCAACTGGATGGCGCGCATGGGCCTCAATGTCGTGGAGCTGGATGCGTCGGCCCTTTCCGGCGACCTTTCGGGCTATACCACCATCGTGGTCGGCATTTTTGCCTTCGGCCTGCGCACCGATCTGGTGGCTGCGACCCGTGCGCTTCACCGCTTTGTCGTGGAGGGCGGACATCTCCTGACGCTGTATCATCGCCCGACAGATGGCTGGAACCCGGACGAGACGCCGGTTCGGCCACTGGAAATCGGCAGTCCATCGCTGCGCTGGCGCGTGACGGACCCTCACGCCGAGGTGACCGTGCTAGAACCGGACCACGTTCTTCTGAACGGCCCCAACCGTATCGAGGCAGCAGACTGGGCCGGGTGGAACAAGGAGCGCGGGCTTTACTTCGCTTCCCGTTGGGACGATGCCTATGTGCCGCTTCTTGCCATGCATGACGCCAATGAGCAGCCGTTGAAGGGGGCGCTTCTCTCGGCCGAAATCGGCAAGGGCCGCCATACGCACACGAGCCTTGTGCTACACCACCAGATGGACAAACTGGTGCCGGGCGCATTCCGGCTTCTTGCCAATCTCGTCCAGCCGGTGTGACCGTGCCCGAAGACAGGCCAAAGGAGCCGGGAGATAGATCGGATATTCGGGCGGGCGTCGGCTGGCTACTTCTGGATATGACGCTCGTCTCCGGCGGCATGACCATGCTGGTCAAAATGCAAGGGGCCACCTATCCGGCGTTCCAATTGGTGTTCATCCGCGCCATGATTGGCCTGATGTTCATTCTGCCGCTGATCTGGAAACACCGTTACGAAATGCGCCGGATCCGCTATCCGTGGCGCAATATCGTCCGCATCACCTGCAACGCCATTGCCCTGACCAGCAACTTCGTCGCGATTACCCTACTCCCGCTGGCGACGGTGAATGCTGTCGGTTTTTCCCGGCCTCTCGTTACCATGGGTTTGGCTGTACTGATGCTGGGCGAGACGGTGAGCCGAATCCGCTGGGCGGGCGCGTCCATCGCCTTCGTTGGGGTTCTGTTCATCATCGCGCCGGGCGGTGCCGCCTTCGACTGGCGGATTTCGGTGATCATGATCTCGGTCGTTTTCGGTGCCTTGGCAACAGTCCAGACTCGCGCCTTGAAGCTTGAAAATTCCACCGTCATGATGGTGTTCTACACGGTGGGACTTGCAGTCATCACCGCCATACCAAGCGCGCTGACCTGGAAACCGGTGGCGACAGCCGACTGGATGCCGCTTCTGGGCATCGGCTTTCTGGCACAGCTTGGCCAATATTGTTTCCTGCAGGCCTATCGCAGTGCTGATGCCAGCATTCTCGCGCCCATAGGCTATCTCTCCATCATCTTCGTGACAGCCGTCGGCTATTTTGCCTTCCATGAGGTGCCGGAGCCGCGCGTCATCATCGGCGTTGCCATCATCCTGTCAGCACTCATCGGCGCAAGCGTCATCGAATACCGACGAACCTGAATCTATCCCTGACGTGACCTTGGTTGATGGATGAGGAATGCCGGGGATTTGCCGGTCATTTTCGCTACATCTTTGCAGTTGTGCCTGAGAGTGCCGTTTCTCGAGAAACCCGGTTGATCTTTACCAGTGAATAAACTACCTATGGTGGTGTATTTGAACTAATAATTATCAAAAAGTGTATCGTATTCTATACCGGAGGATATTTGAATGAAATCTGCTTTTCTCAATTTGGCCAGCAGATCCTGCTTTGCAGCCGCCCTTGCCATCTCGGGTGGTCTGTTTGTAACGGGATTGCCCACACCGGCACACGCCTGCGGGCCGGAAAGCTATATCGGTACCGTCTGCGCGTTCAGCTTCAATTACTGCCCTTCGAACTGGCTTCCGGCGGATGGACGAACCGTACCAGTGGGCACTTATCAGGCGCTCTTCGCGTTGATCAGCTACCAGTATGGCGGCAGCCAGACGACGAATACCTTCGCGCTTCCAGATCTGCGTGGACGAGCGATCGTCAATTCCGGCACAGGTCCCGGCCTGCCACAGCAGGTTTTCGCCAGCCAGTCTGGCGTGCCATCCACAGCCCTCACTGTTGCCAACCTGCCGCCGCATAATCACCAGGCAGTCTTCACAGGGACCGGAGGAGGGCAGCAGACTGTCAACATTCCGGCAACGCCTGGCACTCTGGGTGTAACAGCAACGTTAAACGCAAAGGATGAGGTCGGTGCCGCTGCGTTGAACGCAAATTCCTATCTTGGCAAGGGTGGCACAGGGGGAGGGGCGGCCAATATCTATGTACCTTCAACCAGCACCTCGGCTGACATACCGCTCAGCGGGTTACAGGTGCAACTGACAGGTACGCCGGGTACGGGCGCGACGAGCTTCACCTACCAATCCGGTATAACGGGTGGATCAGTTGCCGTCGGTAATACGGGCAATGGAGCAACCTTTAGCAATCAATCTCCCTCCTTGGCCATGAACTACTGCATAATGGTGAATGGTCTCTGGCCGGATCGCCCATGACCTCGCGTGATAATTGAGTGAATCAAGGTTGCAAGTGTATTGTTAATACACCTGAACCATGGCAAGAAGATTCGTGCCAGAGCACGTTTTAGTTGTAGTTAGTGCTAAATTAGTGGAAGCGTCCCCGGCTTCCTGCTGATGGTTTTCGCGCAGTAGAATTGCGCGAAAACCATTGCTGCAGATCTGTAGCGTCTCTGGCGAGACACTCGTGTGACGTGACAACGTCCCGGCCAGAGGGAACAGGCATGCAAGGCAGATTGGGCGGGGCGAAGCCCGCCGTTAAAGGATTTTACTGCAGAGCGGAAGTAGCGGGTGAATCAACCAGCCAACCGGGACCAACTGCAGTATTCAATCGTTTCCCAGCGATGTCTGCCTCGCTTCAACGTGTGTTGCCGTTATTGATGCGGCTTTGCCTTG from the Rhizobium rhizoryzae genome contains:
- a CDS encoding extracellular solute-binding protein, which encodes MEDHMRKATLLAGLIAGFSLTAFNAAQAVEIEYWQYVFDTRVKAMDQLIAEFQKANPDITVKQVTFPYADYQTRVIAANMSGKGPDVVQLFYGWLDKFAAGGILQPLPKDAFPHDKIEGEFFPIVKAMKRGDDYYGLPTAVRSLALFYNKKLFTEAGLDPNNPPKTLDEFVAAAQKIAKHDAAGNLTVAGSTLDMGGQDHQWWREVLIRQYGGEPYTDNDTKVAYNSDAGLKALNFYTSLQLEKKIGQAGFMDEGQAAFRGGKAGMTIDGTFRLGSFKTIKDFEWGVTELPANAEGKRSNYASYFANGIGAKTKGDKLEASKKFLAYISSPAAMDIWLKTVGELPARRSAALTDANLKDPVFGPFLKGLEYAHTTMFKDEAAQRQNAIDMVNRVLLEKQPVKDSLSQAAEAEQEIIDAAKP
- a CDS encoding ROK family protein, with amino-acid sequence MTNPNGSHAVAIGKNPERSREHNRRVVLAVVRQHGSLGRAHIAKLTQLTAQAVANIVDELVGEGLLMQLGRRKTERGQPPIQFSVDPDGGATIGVEIAADHVVTVALDLSGKLRHQRILPLEDRTPDGILATFSSEFKMMQQAVRLKLLGAGVVMPGPFEIEGMTSVGPTTLPAWGGRDAAQTLGEACGYPVVVENDATAAAVGERLFGAGRAISNFCMVYFGVGLGLGMIQDGAPYRGAFGNAGEIGHITIKPRGKSCPSCGQRGCLEGYVSTYALREKLQAAGISDTDFETLERLHAERHPIVAQWIREAADHLGPVLAMLENILDPQTLILGGTLPDRIIDDVIAGMHRLPTSVASRRQRDLPRIMRGQTGQLTAALGAAALPLFDMVTPKLEISLQETGAQI
- a CDS encoding PIG-L family deacetylase; the protein is MLSARERIERQMSDPALVRLHRKLSRLTSVLTMMNTGAHPDDEQNGMLAWLRLGLGMRVIIACSTRGEGGQNALGPERLGALGVLRSRELEEAARVLDSDVHWLGHGPADEVHDFGFSKDGDATFDRWGEKRIIERLVRAYRRERPDIVVPTFLDVPGQHGHHRAMTRAAEAAIELAADETAFPHHFEEGLAPWKVAKYYLPAWSGGGDTYDDEVPPPDATLMLKVSGREPATGADYDRIGEWSRYYHASQGMGRWPEQPKDRWPLHLKLGGRTGEPEASIHNGLPASLAALADAGSLPSPIAAELRAAHEAITQAIASFPDRDAITRTLLTARGALHQVSEVAPDDFLKLHGHRIERKLTEIDAAILEAQGIFDRAYAEPSTIVPGGRARLIVELGDGAANREVEITPHLPQGVSASLDALGKQRINTLSAAADAPLSNLYSPAWSSLGGNGQAYVEICADIDGQRVKGVFDLEESFLVTPRHSLTLQPDALIVPLGGSPRGHVIKAELKGSAGTVTLETGADWKTSLSDGAFEITLPQTLAPGLFEIATKVDGAAAHRTTPVSFRHIGHAIYHEPVSLKVLSLDLKLPEGARIGYVGGGADRVGNWMARMGLNVVELDASALSGDLSGYTTIVVGIFAFGLRTDLVAATRALHRFVVEGGHLLTLYHRPTDGWNPDETPVRPLEIGSPSLRWRVTDPHAEVTVLEPDHVLLNGPNRIEAADWAGWNKERGLYFASRWDDAYVPLLAMHDANEQPLKGALLSAEIGKGRHTHTSLVLHHQMDKLVPGAFRLLANLVQPV
- a CDS encoding DMT family transporter, which translates into the protein MTLVSGGMTMLVKMQGATYPAFQLVFIRAMIGLMFILPLIWKHRYEMRRIRYPWRNIVRITCNAIALTSNFVAITLLPLATVNAVGFSRPLVTMGLAVLMLGETVSRIRWAGASIAFVGVLFIIAPGGAAFDWRISVIMISVVFGALATVQTRALKLENSTVMMVFYTVGLAVITAIPSALTWKPVATADWMPLLGIGFLAQLGQYCFLQAYRSADASILAPIGYLSIIFVTAVGYFAFHEVPEPRVIIGVAIILSALIGASVIEYRRT
- a CDS encoding phage tail protein; translation: MKSAFLNLASRSCFAAALAISGGLFVTGLPTPAHACGPESYIGTVCAFSFNYCPSNWLPADGRTVPVGTYQALFALISYQYGGSQTTNTFALPDLRGRAIVNSGTGPGLPQQVFASQSGVPSTALTVANLPPHNHQAVFTGTGGGQQTVNIPATPGTLGVTATLNAKDEVGAAALNANSYLGKGGTGGGAANIYVPSTSTSADIPLSGLQVQLTGTPGTGATSFTYQSGITGGSVAVGNTGNGATFSNQSPSLAMNYCIMVNGLWPDRP